A region of Liolophura sinensis isolate JHLJ2023 chromosome 8, CUHK_Ljap_v2, whole genome shotgun sequence DNA encodes the following proteins:
- the LOC135473264 gene encoding sodium- and chloride-dependent betaine transporter-like translates to MTVGGETGDREDKETLKEDEDRGHWRNPLEFLLSTLGYAIGMGSLWRFPYLVMRNGGGAFLIPYIIFAAIFGFPLFFMESALGQYFQQSPIRVFDICPLFKGIGVVMCMVSVLVPVYYMTVIAWALYFLYNAFSSTLPWTTCGNIWNTNSCMPLTSLGNDSFNASGLVFTKPVLSTEEFWENKVLGITEGVEDVGSVQGHLALALLVGWCCIFICIFKGIESSRIAVYITATIPFILLIILCAWSSSFPGATDGMLIYITPRWDKMKNYQVWVEAFIQVFNSLGPAWGGLITLSSFNPFRHNCVSLTLDTM, encoded by the exons ATGACTGTCGGAGGAGAAACTGGTGATAGAGAGGACAAGGAAACCCTGAAGGAAGATGAAGACCGTGGCCACTGGAGAAACCCGCTGGAATTTCTCTTATCCACACTGGGCTATGCCATCGGTATGGGAAGCCTCTGGCGGTTTCCATATTTGGTGATGAGAAACGGAGGAG GTGCCTTTTTAATTCCCTACATTATATTTGCTGCGATATTTGGATTCCCCCTATTTTTCATGGAGTCCGCATTAGGACAATACTTCCAACAGAGTCCCATCCGGGTCTTTGACATCTGTCCCCTGTTTAAAG GTATCGGCGTCGTGATGTGTATGGTCTCTGTTCTGGTCCCCGTGTATTACATGACTGTCATAGCCTGGGCACTGTACTTCCTGTACAACGCCTTCTCGTCTACATTGCCTTGGACGACGTGTGGAAACATCTGGAACACTAACTCCTGTATGCCGCTGACGTCACTCGGGAATGACTCCTTCAACGCTTCAGGACTGGTGTTCACAAAGCCTGTACTGTCCACAGAAGAATTCTGGGA GAACAAGGTGTTGGGTATTACAGAAGGAGTGGAGGACGTTGGATCAGTCCAAGGACATTTAGCCTTAGCACTGCTTGTGGGATGGTGCTGTATATTCATCTGCATATTTAAGGGAATCGAATCGTCTAGAATA GCTGTATACATCACGGCCACTATCCCGTTTATCCTGCTGATCATCCTATGCGCCTGGTCGTCCTCATTCCCGGGCGCCACAGACGGAATGCTGATCTATATCACTCCGAGGtgggacaaaatgaaaaattaccaG GTATGGGTGGAAGCATTCATCCAAGTCTTCAACTCACTCGGCCCAGCGTGGGGAGGTCTCATCACACTGTCTAGCTTCAACCCCTTCCGCCATAACTGTGTGAG CCTGACTCTAGACACAATGTGA